From one Anabas testudineus chromosome 18, fAnaTes1.2, whole genome shotgun sequence genomic stretch:
- the LOC113155605 gene encoding NLR family CARD domain-containing protein 3-like, with protein sequence QESSEVPSGQSVQQHPTQLDSIFLLLEENIVTFVKNELKKIHKVLSPDYPQCLESQREDEEVLDGEDEDQRRSSREAFVKITLNFLRRMKQEELADCLQSRTSAAVCQRELKSNLKKKFQCVFEGIAKAGNPTLLNQIYTELYVTEGGTGEVNDEHEVRQIETASRKPDRPETTIRQEDIFKGSPGRNEPIRTVMTKGVAGIGKTVLTQKFTLDWAEDKANQDIQFTFPLTFRELNVLKEKKFSLVELVHHFFTETKEAGICRFEEFQVVFILDGLDECRLPLDFHNNQILTDVTESTSVDALLTNLIRGNLLPSARLWITTRPAAANQIPPECIDMVTEVRGFTDPQKEEYFRKRFRDEEQTRRIISHIKTSRSLHIMCHIPVFCWITATVLEDVLKTREGGELPKTLTEMYIHFLVVQSKLKNIKYDGGAETDPHWSPETRKMIESLGKLAFEQLQKGNLIFYESDLTECGIDIRAASVYSGVFTQIFKEERGLYQDKVFCFVHLTVQEFLAALHVHLTFINSGVNLLSEKQSTSLWFKQVRPKLKLLHQSAVDKAVQSPNGHLDLFLRFLLGLSLQTNQTLLRGLQTKTGSRSLTNQETVQYIKKKIKETPSAVKSINLFHCLNELNDRSLVEEIQQYLDSGSLSTDKLSPAQWSALVFILLSSGKDLDMFDLKKYSASEEALLRLLPVLKAAKKALLSGCNLSERSCEALSSVLSSQSSSLRELDLSNNNLQDSGVKLLSAGLENPHCKLETLRLSGCNLSERSCEALSSVLSSQSSSLRELDLSNNNLQDSGMKLLSAGLDNPHCKLETLRVEPGGVRWLRPGLRKYFCQLTIDTNTVNRQLRLSDNNRKVTYVEEYQSYPDHPDRFDCWCPQLLCSNVLTGRCYWEVEWSGGIYISVSYREIRRRGDGKDCWFGLNDQSWSLICSDDGYSVLHNNRSTSISSTVSNRVSVYVDCPAGTLSFFRVSSDKLIHLHTFNTTFTEPLYPGFRFWSPGSSVSLSTVELSEEKRVSGSKVIPMIQTLQHALQRKASNLSTQTAAELREKLRRRVPDTLCGLESVSCTDFSNPADVAMNPFTNTESTEE encoded by the exons caggagagctcagaggttcccagtggtcagtctgtccagcagcatccaacacagctggactccatatttctg ctgctggaggagaacattgtcacttttgtgaagaacgagctgaagaagatccacaaggttctgagtccagattacccacaatgcttagagagtcagagggaggatgaggaggtgttggatggtgaggatgaagatcagaggaggagcagcagagaggcatttgtgaagatcacactgaacttcctgaggagaatgaagcaggaggagctggctgactgtctgcagagca gaacttcagctgcagtttgtcagcgtgaacttaaatctaatctgaagaagaagttccagtgtgtgtttgaggggattgctaaagcaggaaacccaacccttctgaaccagatctacacagagctctacgtcacagagggagggactggagaggtcaatgatgaacatgaggtcagacagattgaaacagcatccaggaaaccagacagaccagaaacaaccatcaggcaagaagacatctttaaaggctcacctggaagaaatgaaccaatcagaacagtgatgacaaagggagtggctggcattgggaaaacagtcttaacacagaagttcactctggactgggctgaagacaaagccaaccaggacatacagttcacatttccattgactttcagagagctgaatgtgctgaaagagaaaaagttcagcttggtggaacttgttcatcacttctttactgaaaccaaagaagcaggaatctgcaggtttgaagagttccaggttgtgttcatcttggacggtctggatgagtgtcgacttcctctggacttccacaacaatcagatcctgactgatgtgacagagtccacctcagtggatgcgctgctgacaaacctgatcagggggaacctgcttccctctgctcgcctctggataaccacacgacctgcagcagccaatcagatccctcctgagtgtattgacatggtgacagaggtcagagggttcaccgACCcccagaaggaggagtacttcaggaagaggttcagagatgaggagcagaccagaagaatcatctcccacatcaagacatcacgaagcctccacatcatgtgtcacatcccagtcttctgctggatcactgctacagttctggaggatgtgttgaaaaccagagagggaggagagctgcccaagaccctgactgagatgtacatccacttcctggtggttcagtccaaactgaagaacataaagtatgatggaggagctgagacagatccacactggagtccagagaccaggaagatgattgagtctctgggaaaactggcttttgagcagctgcagaaaggaaacctgatcttctatgaatcagacctgacagagtgtggcatcgatatcagagcagcctcagtttactcaggagtgttcacacagatctttaaagaggagagaggactgtaccaggacaaggtgttctgcttcgtccatctaactgttcaggagtttctggctgctcttcatgtccatctgaccttcatcaattcaggagtcaatctgctgtctgaaaaacagtcaacttctctgtgGTTCAAACAGGTTAGACCTaaactaaaacttctccaccagagtgctgtggacaaggccgtacagagtccaaatggacacctggacttgtttctccgctttctcctcggtctttcgctgcagaccaatcagactctcctacgaggtttgcagacaaaaacaggaagtagatcactgaccaatcaggaaacagtccagtacatcaagaagaagatcaaagagactccctcagcagtgaaaagcatcaacctgttccactgtctgaatgaactgaatgatcgttctctagtggaggagatccaacagtacctggactcaggaagtctctccacagataaactctctcctgctcagtggtcagctctggtcttcatcttactgtcatcaggaaaagatctggacatgtttgacctgaagaaatactctgcttcagaggaggctcttctgaggctgctgccagtgttgaaagctgctaaaaaagcttt actgagtggctgtaacctctcagagagaagctgtgaagctctgtcctcagttctcagctcccagtcctctagtctgagagaactggacctcagtaacaacaacctgcaggattcaggagtgaagcttctgtctgctggactggagaatccacactgtaaactggaaactctcag actgagtggctgtaacctctcagagagaagctgtgaagctctgtcctcagttctcagctcacagtcctctagtctgagagaactggacctgagtaacaacaacctgcaggattcaggaatgaagcttctgtctgctggactggataatccacactgtaaactggaaactct cag ggtggagcctggtggagtccgatggttgagaccaggtctgaggaagt atttctgtcaactcaccatcgacacaaacacagtgaacagacaactacgactgtctgacaacaacaggaaggtgacataTGTGGAGGAGtatcagtcatatcctgatcatccagatAGATTTGACTGTTGGtgtcctcagctgctgtgtagtaacgttctgactggtcgctgttactgggaggttgAGTGGAGCGGAGGGATTTATATATCTGTGAGTTACAGAGAaatcagaagaagaggagacggGAAAGACTGTTGGTTTGGATtgaacgatcagtcctggagtctgatcTGCTCTGATGATGGTTACTCTGTTCTTCACAATAACAGATCaacatccatctcctccactgtctctaacagagtatcagtgtatgtggactgtcctgctgggactctgtccttcttcagagtctcctctgacaaactgatccacctccacaccttcaacaccacattcactgaacctctttatcctggatTTAGGTTCTGGtctcctggttcctcagtgtctctgt CTACAGTGGAGCTGTCTGAAGAGAAAAGAGTCTCTGGATCCAAGGTCATTCCCATGATCCAAACGCTGCAGCATGCACTTCAACGTAAAGCCTCAAATCTAagcacacagactgcagcagaactCAGAGAGAAGCTCCGAAGAAGAGTCCCAGATActctgtgtggtctggaatCA GTCTCCTGCACTGATTTTTCAAATCCAGCAGATGTTGCTATGAATCCATTCACCAACACAGAGTCAACAGAGGAATGA